CTGAAATACCTTCCTGCCGGGACATGGTCCCGTCGGTTGACGCAGGAACACCGCATCGTCTACCTGGTCAAAGAGGAGCAGATACACTTCCTCCAAGCGCGATATCA
The nucleotide sequence above comes from Chloroflexota bacterium. Encoded proteins:
- a CDS encoding Txe/YoeB family addiction module toxin translates to LKYLPAGTWSRRLTQEHRIVYLVKEEQIHFLQARYHY